In a single window of the Streptomyces sp. NBC_00353 genome:
- a CDS encoding MFS transporter, which translates to MPVVRDLRVLLRLRNFRRLLAVRLLSQSADGVYQVALAAHVVFSPEKQTSAGAIASAMAVLLLPYSLIGPFAGVFLDRWPRRQVFLYGNLLRSALACCTALLILGTAPDWLFYASALCVTAVNRFVLAGLSAALPRVVDEDRLVMANSLSPTAGTLAATAGGGLAFAVRLVAADSDAAVVLLGAGLYLASALASLRLAADLLGPDPGSPRLRLRDALAATARGLVGGLRHLAERKDAARALAAITVIRFCYGALTVMVLMLCRYAWSDSNSGGLALLVLAAGFSGAGFFAAAVVTPWAVGWLGRFRWMAACAAAAAVLEPALGLWFSPGPMLVAAFVLGLVTQGAKIATDTVVQTSVDDSFRGRIFSLYDVLFNVAFVGAAAVAALVLPPDGESAAVVIGVAALYTIVAVTMFRWSRVAGVL; encoded by the coding sequence ATGCCCGTCGTACGTGATCTGCGCGTACTCCTGCGCCTTCGGAACTTCCGTCGTCTGCTCGCCGTACGGCTCCTCTCCCAGTCCGCCGACGGCGTCTACCAGGTCGCCCTCGCCGCACACGTCGTCTTCTCCCCGGAGAAGCAGACATCGGCGGGAGCCATCGCCTCCGCGATGGCCGTACTACTGCTTCCGTACTCGCTCATCGGCCCCTTCGCCGGCGTCTTCCTGGACCGCTGGCCGCGCCGCCAGGTCTTTCTGTACGGCAATCTGCTGCGCAGCGCCCTCGCCTGCTGCACCGCCCTGTTGATCCTCGGCACCGCGCCCGACTGGCTCTTCTACGCCTCGGCCCTGTGCGTCACCGCCGTCAACCGCTTTGTGCTGGCGGGCCTTTCGGCCGCACTGCCCCGGGTCGTCGACGAGGACCGGCTGGTCATGGCCAACTCGCTCTCACCGACAGCGGGAACGCTCGCCGCCACGGCAGGCGGGGGCCTTGCCTTCGCCGTGCGTCTGGTCGCGGCGGACTCCGATGCGGCGGTCGTGCTGCTGGGAGCGGGGCTCTACCTTGCGTCGGCGCTCGCATCCCTGCGCCTTGCGGCCGATCTCCTCGGGCCGGATCCGGGCAGCCCCCGTCTCCGGCTGAGGGACGCCCTGGCCGCCACCGCACGGGGACTCGTCGGCGGACTGCGCCATCTGGCGGAACGGAAGGACGCAGCACGGGCGCTGGCCGCCATCACGGTGATCCGGTTCTGCTACGGGGCGCTGACCGTCATGGTGCTGATGCTGTGCCGGTACGCCTGGTCCGACAGCAACTCCGGCGGACTGGCGCTGCTCGTCCTTGCCGCGGGGTTCTCAGGTGCGGGATTCTTCGCGGCGGCCGTGGTGACGCCCTGGGCGGTGGGGTGGCTCGGCCGGTTCCGCTGGATGGCGGCCTGTGCAGCCGCGGCCGCCGTCCTCGAACCCGCACTGGGGTTGTGGTTCAGCCCGGGCCCGATGTTGGTCGCGGCGTTCGTCCTCGGACTGGTCACCCAGGGAGCGAAGATCGCAACGGACACCGTCGTACAGACGTCGGTGGACGACTCCTTCCGCGGCCGGATCTTCTCCCTGTACGACGTGCTGTTCAACGTGGCCTTTGTGGGCGCTGCCGCAGTGGCCGCCCTTGTCCTGCCTCCTGACGGCGAGTCGGCCGCAGTGGTGATCGGAGTTGCCGCGCTCTACACGATCGTCGCAGTGACGATGTTCCGGTGGAGCCGTGTCGCTGGAGTGCTATGA
- a CDS encoding DUF6049 family protein, whose translation MAEAADIQGISHSPARRWLRRTASVILGAPLVAALLAGPAVPGAQADEASKAPTGSSTVDVTLDSLAPSAPVKGDTLTVSGTLTNRSKEAVTDARVDLRVGPRLFGRTSIDAAAERTGYVPGSDPAAIGGKYTLKIAKLPSGITQNFTLSVPVGKLGLDDAGVYQFGVSLSGQTSRAPYEQVLGIERTFLPWQEDESDSRTRITYLWPLIASAHLTAETGSDEQQTPVFADDDLAAELAPGGRLEQMVSLGTQLPVTWVIDPDLLAGVDAMTKSYRIKVGDTTIAGKNQAVAKQWLTKLETAVADDKVVALPFADPDLASLAHRGKNVSGSLSHLQNATEVAGPTVETVLHVKPSTDFAWPVEGAIDPSIVDVATSAGAHNVIARSDSLQETGGLPYTPSAARPIGGGTTAVVADYRLSRAFEGDMSNAGNSTLAVQKFLATTLALNNQDTDAERSIVVAPQRMPTAAQAQSMARALHALDDERWTQPLDLVDAAEAKPDADATTRVPGTSQYPRKLRSQELPTQAFQDIKATQASLDSFRVILTQPERVVTPFGNAINRSMSTSWRGKPLEAQQYRDAVRTYLHGLTNEVQLISKSDVTLSGRSATIPVTVQNKLVQGVDHLVLRLKSDNATRLRLNDGGAVAEKPIRIAGGHSQSVKFDASANANGQVQVRAQLYTEDNTPYGEEMTFTVKVSEVTPTVLLVIAGGLLLLVLAGIRMYTHRKRANADGPSGGEGGEPEQPSDPTPDTGPESGEPSGTGEKVDR comes from the coding sequence GTGGCCGAGGCGGCAGACATTCAGGGGATCAGTCACTCTCCTGCCCGCCGGTGGCTGCGGCGCACAGCCTCCGTGATCCTCGGAGCGCCGCTCGTCGCCGCTCTCCTGGCCGGTCCGGCCGTGCCCGGAGCGCAGGCCGACGAGGCGAGCAAGGCTCCGACCGGCTCCAGCACCGTCGACGTGACCCTGGACTCCCTGGCGCCCAGCGCGCCGGTGAAGGGGGACACACTCACTGTCTCCGGCACTTTGACCAACAGGAGCAAGGAAGCGGTCACCGATGCCCGGGTCGACCTGCGGGTGGGGCCGCGACTGTTCGGCAGGACATCCATCGACGCGGCAGCCGAACGCACCGGGTATGTGCCCGGCAGCGATCCGGCGGCGATCGGCGGCAAGTACACGCTGAAGATCGCGAAGCTCCCGTCCGGGATCACCCAGAACTTCACGCTGTCCGTGCCCGTGGGCAAGCTGGGGCTCGACGACGCCGGTGTCTACCAGTTCGGCGTCTCGCTGTCCGGACAGACCTCCCGTGCCCCGTACGAGCAGGTCCTCGGCATCGAGCGGACCTTCCTTCCCTGGCAGGAGGACGAAAGTGACTCCAGGACCCGGATCACCTATCTCTGGCCGCTGATCGCGTCGGCCCACCTCACTGCCGAGACGGGTTCCGACGAGCAGCAGACCCCGGTCTTCGCCGACGACGACCTCGCCGCGGAGCTCGCTCCGGGCGGGCGCCTCGAGCAGATGGTCTCGCTGGGCACCCAGCTTCCTGTGACCTGGGTGATCGACCCGGATCTGCTGGCCGGTGTCGACGCGATGACGAAGAGCTACCGCATCAAGGTCGGCGATACCACCATCGCCGGGAAGAACCAGGCCGTCGCCAAGCAGTGGCTCACCAAGCTGGAGACAGCTGTGGCGGACGACAAGGTCGTCGCGCTGCCGTTCGCCGACCCGGATCTGGCGTCCCTCGCCCACCGCGGAAAGAACGTCTCGGGAAGCCTCAGCCACCTGCAGAACGCCACCGAGGTGGCCGGCCCCACGGTGGAGACCGTCCTGCATGTGAAGCCGTCCACGGACTTCGCGTGGCCGGTCGAAGGCGCCATCGATCCGTCGATCGTCGATGTCGCCACATCGGCCGGCGCGCACAACGTGATCGCCCGCAGCGACAGCCTCCAGGAGACCGGGGGACTGCCGTACACGCCGAGCGCGGCCCGTCCGATCGGTGGCGGCACCACCGCTGTCGTCGCCGACTACCGGCTCTCCAGGGCCTTCGAGGGGGACATGTCCAATGCGGGGAATTCCACCCTCGCCGTTCAGAAGTTCCTCGCCACGACCCTCGCCCTGAACAACCAGGACACGGACGCCGAACGCAGCATCGTCGTCGCACCGCAGAGGATGCCGACCGCCGCTCAGGCACAGTCGATGGCACGCGCCCTGCACGCCCTCGACGACGAACGGTGGACGCAGCCCCTCGACCTGGTGGACGCAGCCGAGGCGAAGCCCGACGCCGACGCGACGACGAGGGTTCCCGGGACTTCCCAGTACCCGAGGAAGCTCCGCAGCCAGGAGCTGCCCACCCAGGCCTTCCAGGACATCAAGGCCACCCAGGCCTCACTCGACAGCTTCCGGGTCATCCTCACCCAGCCCGAGCGGGTGGTCACACCCTTCGGCAACGCGATCAACCGGTCCATGTCGACCTCGTGGCGCGGCAAGCCGCTGGAGGCACAGCAGTACCGGGACGCGGTTCGCACGTATCTGCACGGCCTCACCAACGAGGTGCAACTCATCTCCAAGTCGGACGTCACCCTGTCCGGCCGCAGTGCCACCATCCCGGTGACCGTGCAGAACAAGCTGGTGCAGGGTGTCGATCATCTTGTTCTCCGGCTGAAGTCGGACAACGCGACGCGGCTCAGGCTGAACGACGGCGGCGCCGTGGCGGAGAAACCGATCCGCATCGCGGGTGGCCACAGCCAGTCCGTGAAGTTCGACGCCTCGGCGAACGCCAACGGCCAGGTGCAGGTGAGGGCGCAGCTCTACACCGAGGACAACACGCCGTACGGCGAGGAGATGACCTTCACGGTGAAGGTCTCAGAGGTCACACCGACCGTGCTGCTGGTGATCGCCGGCGGACTGTTGCTGCTGGTCCTCGCGGGCATCAGGATGTACACCCATCGCAAGCGTGCCAACGCGGACGGCCCGTCCGGAGGCGAAGGCGGTGAACCCGAGCAGCCGAGTGACCCGACGCCGGACACCGGTCCGGAAAGCGGGGAGCCGTCGGGCACGGGTGAGAAAGTGGACCGTTGA
- a CDS encoding inositol-3-phosphate synthase: MGSVRVAIVGVGNCAASLVQGVEYYKDADPAGKVPGLMHVQFGEYHVRDVEFVAAFDVDAKKVGLDLADAIGASENNTIKIADVPNTGVTVQRGHTHDGLGKYYRETIEESTEAPVDIVQVLKDKQVDVLVCYLPVGSEVAAKFYAQCAIDAKVAFVNALPVFIAGTKEWADKFTEAGVPIVGDDIKSQVGATITHRVMAKLFEDRGVVLDRTMQLNVGGNMDFKNMLERERLESKKISKTQAVTSQIRDRELGADNVHIGPSDYVAWLDDRKWAYVRLEGRAFGDVPLNLEYKLEVWDSPNSAGVIIDAVRAAKIAKDRGIGGPILSASSYFMKSPPVQYFDDEARENVEKFINGDVER, encoded by the coding sequence ATGGGTTCGGTTCGCGTAGCCATCGTCGGCGTGGGCAACTGCGCCGCCTCGCTGGTGCAGGGCGTCGAGTACTACAAGGACGCCGATCCGGCCGGCAAGGTGCCCGGTCTGATGCACGTCCAGTTCGGCGAGTACCACGTGCGTGACGTCGAGTTCGTCGCCGCCTTCGATGTCGACGCGAAGAAGGTCGGCCTCGACCTCGCGGACGCCATCGGCGCGAGCGAGAACAACACGATCAAGATCGCCGACGTGCCGAACACCGGCGTGACGGTCCAGCGCGGCCACACCCACGACGGTCTGGGCAAGTACTACCGCGAGACCATCGAGGAGTCCACCGAGGCCCCGGTCGACATCGTCCAGGTCCTCAAGGACAAGCAGGTCGACGTTCTCGTCTGCTACCTGCCCGTCGGTTCCGAGGTCGCTGCGAAGTTCTACGCGCAGTGCGCCATCGACGCCAAGGTCGCGTTCGTCAACGCCCTCCCGGTCTTCATCGCCGGCACCAAGGAGTGGGCTGACAAGTTCACCGAGGCCGGTGTTCCGATCGTCGGTGACGACATCAAGTCGCAGGTCGGCGCCACCATCACGCACCGCGTGATGGCGAAGCTCTTCGAGGACCGGGGCGTCGTCCTGGACCGCACGATGCAGCTGAACGTCGGCGGCAACATGGACTTCAAGAACATGCTCGAGCGTGAGCGCCTCGAGTCCAAGAAGATCTCCAAGACGCAGGCCGTCACCTCCCAGATCCGTGACCGTGAGCTGGGTGCGGACAACGTGCACATCGGCCCGTCTGACTACGTGGCCTGGCTGGACGACCGCAAGTGGGCGTACGTGCGCCTCGAGGGCCGCGCCTTCGGTGACGTTCCGCTGAACCTGGAGTACAAGCTCGAGGTCTGGGACTCCCCGAACTCCGCCGGTGTCATCATCGACGCCGTGCGTGCCGCGAAGATCGCCAAGGACCGCGGCATCGGTGGCCCGATCCTCTCCGCGTCCTCGTACTTCATGAAGTCCCCGCCGGTCCAGTACTTCGACGACGAGGCCCGCGAGAACGTCGAGAAGTTCATCAACGGCGACGTCGAGCGCTGA
- a CDS encoding PadR family transcriptional regulator, producing the protein MSRRSGILEFAVLGLLRESPMHGYELRKRLNTSLGIFRAFSYGTLYPCLKTLVANGWLIEETGNAPVDLPPVTGRAVAPASSLAGRRAKIVYRLTAEGKEHFEELLSHTGPDSWEDEHFAARFAFFGQTEHEVRMRVLEGRRSRLEERLEKMRASLARTRERLDDYTLELQRHGMESVEREVRWLNELIESERSGRDQRRSSPEGSAPQNTAGESDGLPRHRGHTPPDPSDDTGK; encoded by the coding sequence TTGAGCAGACGCTCCGGCATCCTCGAATTCGCCGTACTCGGCCTGCTCCGCGAGTCGCCGATGCACGGGTACGAACTGCGCAAACGCCTCAACACCTCGTTGGGGATCTTCCGCGCCTTCAGCTACGGCACCCTCTACCCCTGCCTCAAGACGCTGGTCGCCAACGGCTGGTTGATCGAGGAGACGGGAAATGCTCCCGTCGACCTCCCGCCCGTCACCGGCCGTGCGGTCGCCCCTGCTTCTTCACTGGCTGGGCGCCGCGCCAAGATCGTCTACCGGCTGACGGCAGAAGGTAAGGAGCACTTCGAGGAGCTGCTCTCGCACACCGGCCCCGACTCCTGGGAGGACGAGCACTTCGCAGCCCGCTTCGCCTTCTTCGGGCAGACGGAGCACGAGGTGCGGATGCGCGTGCTGGAAGGCCGCCGCAGCCGGCTGGAGGAGCGCCTGGAGAAGATGCGCGCCTCTCTGGCACGAACCCGCGAACGACTCGACGACTACACACTTGAGCTGCAGCGACACGGCATGGAGTCCGTGGAGCGCGAAGTGCGCTGGCTGAACGAGCTCATCGAGAGCGAGCGGTCGGGACGGGATCAGCGACGATCCTCGCCCGAGGGCTCGGCTCCGCAGAACACAGCAGGAGAGTCGGACGGCCTGCCCCGGCATCGGGGTCATACCCCGCCGGATCCGTCCGACGACACCGGCAAATGA
- a CDS encoding CCA tRNA nucleotidyltransferase — protein sequence MPNANEDISSALTQVQHRAVSELLRVSPVADDLARRFQDAGFSLALVGGSVRDALLGRLGNDLDFTTDARPEDVLKIVRPWADSVWEVGIAFGTVGCQKNGYQIEVTTYRSEAYDRTSRKPEVSYGDSIEEDLVRRDFTVNAMAVALPQKDFIDPHGGLEDLAERVLRTPGTPEESFSDDPLRMLRAARFAAQLDFDVAPDVVTAMTEMAGRIEIVSAERVREELNKLLLSAHPRKGLGLLVSTGLAQQVLPELPALRLESDEHHRHKDVYEHSLTVLEQAIDLEEDGPDLTLRLAALLHDIGKPRTRRFEKDGRVSFHHHEVVGAKMVKKRMAELKYSNDMIKDVSKLVELHLRFHGYGDGEWTDSAVRRYVRDAGPLLERLHKLTRSDCTTRNKRKAGALSRTYDALEERITQLKNQEELDAIRPDLDGNEIMQTLGVGPGPVIGKAYAFLLELRMEHGPMGHDTAVAELKKWWAAQT from the coding sequence GTGCCGAACGCCAATGAAGACATCTCCAGTGCCCTGACCCAGGTGCAGCACCGCGCAGTCAGCGAACTGCTGCGAGTGTCCCCGGTCGCCGACGACCTCGCCCGCCGTTTCCAGGATGCCGGATTCAGTCTCGCCCTGGTCGGCGGCTCGGTCCGGGACGCGCTTCTCGGCAGGCTGGGGAACGACCTGGACTTCACCACTGATGCCCGCCCCGAGGACGTCCTGAAGATCGTCCGTCCGTGGGCGGACTCGGTGTGGGAGGTCGGTATCGCCTTCGGCACGGTGGGGTGCCAGAAGAACGGCTACCAGATCGAAGTCACCACGTATCGGTCAGAGGCGTACGACAGGACCTCGCGCAAGCCGGAGGTTTCCTACGGCGACTCCATCGAGGAAGACCTCGTACGTCGCGACTTCACGGTCAATGCGATGGCCGTCGCGCTGCCGCAGAAGGACTTCATCGACCCGCACGGCGGCCTCGAGGACCTGGCGGAGCGCGTGCTGCGCACCCCCGGGACGCCCGAGGAGTCGTTCTCCGACGACCCGCTGCGCATGCTGCGCGCCGCGCGCTTCGCCGCGCAGTTGGACTTCGACGTCGCCCCCGACGTGGTCACCGCGATGACCGAGATGGCAGGACGCATCGAGATCGTCTCAGCGGAACGGGTCCGTGAGGAGCTCAACAAGCTGCTGCTCTCCGCTCACCCCCGGAAGGGCCTTGGCCTGCTGGTCTCCACGGGACTGGCACAGCAGGTGCTGCCGGAGCTGCCCGCGCTGCGACTGGAAAGTGACGAGCATCACCGTCACAAGGACGTCTACGAGCACTCGCTGACCGTCCTGGAGCAGGCGATCGATCTGGAGGAGGACGGGCCCGATCTGACCCTGCGGCTCGCTGCGCTGCTCCATGACATCGGCAAGCCGCGGACCCGGCGCTTCGAGAAGGACGGGCGCGTCTCGTTCCATCACCACGAGGTGGTGGGCGCCAAAATGGTCAAGAAGCGAATGGCCGAGCTCAAGTACTCCAACGACATGATCAAGGACGTCTCGAAGCTGGTGGAGCTGCATCTGCGCTTCCACGGCTACGGCGACGGGGAGTGGACCGACTCCGCAGTTCGTCGGTATGTGCGCGATGCGGGTCCGCTGCTGGAACGGCTGCACAAACTGACCCGCTCGGACTGCACGACGCGGAACAAGCGCAAGGCCGGTGCCCTCTCGCGGACGTATGACGCACTCGAGGAGCGCATTACACAGCTGAAGAACCAGGAAGAGCTGGATGCCATCCGGCCCGACCTGGACGGCAACGAGATCATGCAGACGCTGGGTGTCGGTCCTGGGCCGGTCATCGGCAAGGCGTACGCGTTCCTGCTGGAGCTGCGGATGGAACACGGCCCGATGGGGCACGACACCGCGGTCGCTGAGCTCAAGAAGTGGTGGGCCGCGCAGACCTGA
- a CDS encoding transglycosylase domain-containing protein — MSEHRRKTQQPQGGGRAAARRAAQSSSGRRAAPSRGVTSESPSDSYGGESPYGGRAEARRAAQRGGRRAAEGGGAGYGGGGRRRGGGDGREGPGRGRGRGNQPPAKKRFIDYPRAGKYGARRWLPSWRLVSGLCIGFLGLLMGFAGLAYAMVGTPKVKDAAKAQNNVYYWANGKQMVATGGGTNRQIIDYSQIPAAMRNAVISAENKSFETDSGIDPMGIARALYNMAKGGETQGGSTITQQYVKNSRLSQDQTLSRKFEELFITLKVGKTMDKKDIMADYLNISYYGRGASGIQAAARTYYGTDARDLDASQCAFLATLLKGATYYDPAGAPEYDPIQATRAKNLDRAKKRWAWILEEEVKDGRMKPEDRQKFLKQGFPMPDPPKKGAELDGQIGYLVDLAKSNFLNNNTKGITADKLAQGGYEIHTTFVKGKVDKLNAAVKKVYDNKIKPKQRPKTDTHVQFGGASVDPKTGAIAAIYGGQNATTHYTNNADTTGAQVGSTFKPFVLTAAMEYGKRDPAGGPDQDESQTTKVSPKSIYNADDLLKIKKYNGEVWTDENGKEWLQSNDGHESRGNITLREAMQWSANSPYVQLGMDVGTDKVKDVAIAAGLRDDSSMADSTVPSFSIGTSQPSAIRMAGAYGTFATSGMQHDPYSVENVKYRGEVIYQHKKVNKRAFDTAIADNVTDVLKNVVEKGTGTPAQLPGRDVAGKTGTTDDNKSAWFVGYTPQLSTAISMYRLDDNEKHKNRKFEKMYGTGGERTIHGASFPAQIWHDYMLEALKGTPPESFPKPEPWGDTVYGGGAKSPSPTPSIVPSETPSSTPSSTPSSTPSFPNPGPSKSCKAWDWNCQDSNGGTNTGGSTGTTDGSTGGTPVPSTDPTSSPGGAGGGNGNGNGNGNIFGGPAG; from the coding sequence ATGAGCGAGCACCGTCGCAAAACGCAGCAACCGCAAGGTGGCGGGCGTGCCGCGGCCAGACGAGCCGCCCAGTCGTCCTCAGGACGCCGTGCAGCGCCGTCACGCGGAGTAACGTCCGAGTCACCTTCCGATTCTTATGGCGGGGAGAGTCCGTACGGCGGACGCGCCGAGGCCAGGAGGGCCGCCCAGCGTGGCGGGCGTCGTGCCGCCGAGGGGGGTGGCGCAGGTTATGGCGGAGGAGGTCGCCGTCGTGGTGGCGGCGACGGGCGCGAAGGCCCCGGCCGGGGTCGGGGGCGCGGCAATCAGCCTCCTGCCAAGAAGCGCTTCATCGACTACCCGCGCGCCGGCAAGTACGGAGCAAGGCGCTGGCTGCCGTCGTGGAGGCTGGTCTCCGGTCTGTGCATCGGCTTCCTCGGCCTGCTCATGGGCTTCGCCGGGCTGGCGTACGCGATGGTCGGCACGCCCAAGGTGAAGGATGCTGCCAAGGCGCAGAACAACGTCTACTACTGGGCGAACGGCAAGCAGATGGTCGCCACGGGTGGTGGGACCAACCGTCAGATCATCGATTACTCGCAGATCCCCGCAGCCATGCGGAACGCTGTCATCTCAGCAGAGAACAAGTCGTTCGAAACGGACAGTGGTATCGACCCCATGGGTATCGCCCGGGCCCTCTACAACATGGCCAAGGGTGGTGAGACCCAGGGTGGCTCGACGATCACCCAGCAGTATGTGAAGAACTCGCGGCTCTCTCAGGATCAGACGCTGAGCCGCAAGTTCGAGGAGTTGTTCATCACGCTCAAGGTCGGCAAAACGATGGACAAGAAGGACATCATGGCCGACTACCTCAACATCTCGTACTACGGACGAGGTGCATCGGGGATCCAGGCCGCGGCTCGTACGTACTACGGGACGGACGCCAGGGACCTGGACGCGAGCCAGTGTGCCTTCCTGGCCACGTTGCTCAAGGGCGCGACCTACTACGACCCGGCGGGTGCGCCCGAGTACGACCCCATACAGGCCACCCGGGCGAAGAACCTGGATCGCGCGAAGAAGCGCTGGGCCTGGATCCTCGAGGAAGAGGTGAAGGACGGCCGGATGAAGCCCGAGGATCGCCAGAAGTTCCTGAAGCAGGGATTCCCCATGCCGGACCCGCCGAAGAAGGGTGCGGAGTTGGACGGCCAGATCGGTTATCTGGTGGACCTGGCCAAGTCGAACTTCCTCAACAACAACACCAAGGGCATCACCGCGGACAAGCTTGCCCAGGGCGGATACGAGATCCACACCACCTTCGTGAAGGGCAAGGTGGACAAGCTCAACGCCGCGGTCAAGAAGGTCTACGACAACAAGATCAAGCCGAAGCAGCGCCCCAAGACGGACACGCACGTCCAGTTCGGTGGAGCTTCGGTGGATCCGAAAACTGGTGCCATCGCCGCGATCTACGGCGGCCAGAATGCGACGACGCACTACACCAACAACGCCGACACCACCGGTGCGCAGGTCGGTTCGACCTTCAAGCCGTTCGTGCTGACGGCCGCGATGGAGTACGGCAAACGTGACCCGGCCGGCGGCCCGGATCAGGACGAATCGCAGACTACGAAGGTCTCGCCGAAGAGCATCTACAACGCCGACGACCTGCTGAAGATCAAGAAGTACAACGGTGAGGTCTGGACCGACGAGAATGGCAAGGAGTGGCTGCAGTCGAATGACGGCCATGAGTCGAGGGGCAACATCACCCTTCGCGAGGCCATGCAGTGGTCCGCCAACTCCCCGTACGTCCAGCTCGGCATGGACGTCGGCACCGACAAGGTGAAGGACGTCGCCATCGCCGCAGGCCTGCGCGACGACAGCTCCATGGCGGACTCGACCGTTCCGTCCTTCTCCATCGGTACGTCCCAGCCGAGTGCCATCCGGATGGCGGGGGCGTACGGCACCTTCGCCACCAGCGGCATGCAGCACGATCCGTACTCGGTCGAAAATGTCAAGTACCGCGGCGAGGTCATCTATCAGCACAAGAAGGTCAACAAGCGCGCCTTCGACACCGCCATCGCCGACAACGTCACCGACGTTCTGAAGAACGTCGTGGAGAAGGGGACCGGCACGCCTGCCCAGCTCCCCGGCCGCGACGTGGCGGGCAAGACGGGTACGACGGACGACAACAAGTCCGCCTGGTTCGTGGGCTACACCCCGCAGCTGTCGACGGCCATCAGCATGTACCGGCTGGACGACAACGAGAAGCACAAGAACCGTAAGTTCGAGAAGATGTACGGGACGGGTGGCGAGAGGACGATCCACGGTGCGTCGTTCCCGGCCCAGATCTGGCACGACTACATGCTTGAAGCGCTGAAGGGAACTCCGCCCGAGAGCTTCCCGAAGCCGGAGCCCTGGGGCGACACGGTCTATGGCGGTGGCGCGAAGAGCCCCAGCCCGACGCCGAGCATCGTCCCTTCGGAGACCCCCTCCAGCACACCGTCCTCGACGCCTTCGAGCACCCCGTCCTTCCCGAACCCCGGCCCGAGCAAGAGCTGCAAGGCGTGGGACTGGAACTGCCAGGACAGCAATGGCGGCACCAACACAGGCGGCAGCACCGGAACGACCGACGGCAGCACGGGAGGAACGCCCGTGCCCTCGACAGACCCGACGTCGTCCCCCGGGGGCGCCGGTGGCGGCAACGGCAACGGCAACGGGAACGGGAACATCTTCGGAGGTCCGGCCGGGTAG